One Malus domestica chromosome 11, GDT2T_hap1 genomic region harbors:
- the LOC103413243 gene encoding FHA domain-containing protein DDL-like isoform X1 codes for MGRSVSNHSEESLVGEHGSPHRRRSPSRKIPSRIERSPTRHRRSNRGSAPVREKHSSHPKSPKHARSPSHPDRSPSPRTKRLRRAQAEREAEREPEKNNGRGADRDLQKEGGSVRDVGSNRKESRSGRDDTSPSDQQRRSRHRSSSPQPAGDTRGEEKVIEKERERNHGRGSVRSMQREKGSDRETESDRVERKSGKDSAEHRSSRSRHGRSTSPLDRHHKNRHRSHSPQQAANIRIRDEEPNSRGAEQGDAENDAVAMMKAAEEALEAKQKQKPSFELSGKLAAETNRVNGVTLLFTEPPEGRKPTVRWRLYVFKGGEVLKDPLYIHRQSCYLFGRERRVADIPTDHPSCSKQHAVIQYRQVEKEQPDGMLTKEVRPYLMDLGSTNKTFLNENAIEPQRYYELMEKDTIKFGNSSREYVLLHENSMD; via the exons ATGGGGCGTAGCGTTTCAAATCATTCCGAAGAATCTCTGGTTGGGGAGCATGGGTCTCCTCATCGTAGGAGGAGCCCATCTAGAAAGATTCCATCTCGAATAGAAAGATCACCTACTCGACATAGGAGGTCCAACAGGGGTAGTGCTCCAGTAAGAGAGAAACATTCCAGTCACCCTAAGTCTCCGAAGCATGCAAGGTCCCCGTCTCATCCTGATCGCTCTCCTTCTCCCCGAACAAAACGGTTAAGAAGAGCTCAAGCTGAAAGAGAGGCTGAGAGAGAACCTGAAAAGAACAATGGGAGGGGAGCTGATAGGGATTTACAGAAGGAAGGGGGTTCAGTGAGAGATGTTGGGAGCAATAGAAAGGAGAGTCGGTCAGGAAGAGATGATACTTCACCGTCAGATCAACAGCGCAGGAGTAGGCATCGATCTTCCTCACCTCAACCTGCTGGTGATACTAGAGGTGAGGAGAAAGTAATTGAGAAAGAACGTGAAAGGAATCATGGCAGAGGAAGTGTTAGAAGTATGCAAAGGGAAAAGGGTTCAGATAGGGAAACTGAGAGTGACAGAGTGGAGAGAAAGTCAGGAAAAGACAGTGCTGAGCACAGGTCTTCAAGATCAAGACATGGGCGGTCTACATCTCCATTAGATCGGCACCACAAGAACAGACATAGATCTCATTCACCTCAACAAGCTGCCAATATCAGAATCCGTGATGAG GAGCCAAATTCAAGAGGAGCTGAGCAAGG GGATGCTGAGAATGATGCAGTAGCAATGATGAAGGCTGCAGAGGAAGCCTTGGAAGCAAAGCAAAAG CAAAAACCTTCATTTGAGCTATCTGGGAAGCTTGCTGCGGAAACCAATAGAGTCAATG GTGTAACGCTATTATTCACCGAGCCACCAGAAGGACGAAAACCTACTGTGAGATGGCGGCTTTATGTTTTCAAGGGTGGTGAAGTTTTGAAAG ACCCCCTTTACATACATCGTCAAAGCTGTTACCTTTTTGGGAGGGAAAGAAGGGTGGCAGACATTCCTACAGATCACCCATCCTGCAGCAAGCAACATGCTGTTATACAATACCG CCAAGTTGAAAAGGAGCAACCGGATGGTATGTTAACAAAGGAAGTAAG GCCTTACTTGATGGATCTTGGaagcacaaataaaacttttctCAAT GAAAATGCAATCGAACCTCAACGATATTATGAACTCATGGAAaaggatacaatcaaatttggTAATAGTAG CCGAGAGTATGTGCTGCTGCACGAAAACTCAATGGATTGA
- the LOC103413243 gene encoding FHA domain-containing protein DDL-like isoform X2: MRCLEPNSRGAEQGDAENDAVAMMKAAEEALEAKQKQKPSFELSGKLAAETNRVNGVTLLFTEPPEGRKPTVRWRLYVFKGGEVLKDPLYIHRQSCYLFGRERRVADIPTDHPSCSKQHAVIQYRQVEKEQPDGMLTKEVRPYLMDLGSTNKTFLNENAIEPQRYYELMEKDTIKFGNSSREYVLLHENSMD, translated from the exons ATGAGGTGTCTG GAGCCAAATTCAAGAGGAGCTGAGCAAGG GGATGCTGAGAATGATGCAGTAGCAATGATGAAGGCTGCAGAGGAAGCCTTGGAAGCAAAGCAAAAG CAAAAACCTTCATTTGAGCTATCTGGGAAGCTTGCTGCGGAAACCAATAGAGTCAATG GTGTAACGCTATTATTCACCGAGCCACCAGAAGGACGAAAACCTACTGTGAGATGGCGGCTTTATGTTTTCAAGGGTGGTGAAGTTTTGAAAG ACCCCCTTTACATACATCGTCAAAGCTGTTACCTTTTTGGGAGGGAAAGAAGGGTGGCAGACATTCCTACAGATCACCCATCCTGCAGCAAGCAACATGCTGTTATACAATACCG CCAAGTTGAAAAGGAGCAACCGGATGGTATGTTAACAAAGGAAGTAAG GCCTTACTTGATGGATCTTGGaagcacaaataaaacttttctCAAT GAAAATGCAATCGAACCTCAACGATATTATGAACTCATGGAAaaggatacaatcaaatttggTAATAGTAG CCGAGAGTATGTGCTGCTGCACGAAAACTCAATGGATTGA